The genome window CAGCTATTCCCAACAccctaacaacaacaaccaagaTACCTACAATAACAACCAGCCGAACACCGGTGGGAACGACCACGGGTAGCAGGAAACCACCACAACAGCCACTGCAATCTCCGACCCAACGCTCGGCCTCCCTGAATGCATGTCCCCAAGAAAACTGCTTGAACGGTGGCACCTGCCTGGGCTATAGTGGCAATTATTCCTGTATTTGTGCTAGTGGATACACAGGTTTGGCATACATTTGTCCGGGGTTGTCCTAAAAGTGTGCATGTCACTGATGATCCACTTAAGGGAGTTTAATTTGCATGCGGTTAATGGCCCTTGTGGTTCTTGGGTTTAAAATGATATTGATTTCGACTGGAGTCCTGTTTGAATCCACTCTGCCACAGTACTTAGAAAGTTATTTACTAAGAATTGtaaaggaaattattaaatGATTAAATCTATTTTGCAAAAGAATAATCTTAAATGAAGTCAGAATACATGCCAGAATAATTAACATTGTGGATTCATTCAAGATTCGAGTTTAAATCTAACCAATTCTAAACTTTTAGTGCAACCCCAGATAAGCTAACTTTAAATATGTAGAAAAGTAGATCTTGTTAAACAATTAATATTTGGTAAAACACTTGAAGAAATCAGAAATATacctttaaatatttatttatttagttactTAAATAGTAAAACAAAGTCCTATTGCATACTAATCTCCAGTATTATTCCCAGGTTACAACTGTCAAACGAGCACGGGCGATGGAGCTTCTGCTTTGGCCCTGACACCCATCAACTGCAATGCCACCAACGGAAAGTGCCTAAATGGAGGCACCTGCTCCATGAACGGAACTCATTGCTATTGCGCCGTCGGCTATTCGGGCGATCGTTGCGAGAAGGCCGAGAACTGCTCACCACTGAACTGCCAGGAACCGATGGTATGTGTCCAGAATCAGTGCCTCTGCCCGGAGAACAAGGTGTGCAACCAGTGCGCCACACAACCGTGTCAGAATGGCGGAGAATGTGTGGACCTACCGAATGGAGACTACGAGTGCAAGTGCACCCGTGGATGGACTGGACGCACCTGTGGCAACGACGTGGACGAGTGCACCCTGCATCCAAAGATCTGCGGCAATGGTATCTGCAAGAACGAGAAGGGATCGTACAAGTGCTATTGTACACCTGGATTTACCGGAGTCCACTGCGATTCCGATGTGGACGAATGCCTTAGCCTTCCCTGCCTCAATGGAGCAACGTGCCACAACAAGGTAGGTAGATGGCAGTCGGACTTGGATCCGAGTCTGCCGCTGGTGACTGAGGATTAGTTTGTTACTAAAGTGTAATtagttgtttttctttaaattCGGAAAGCATCGGATTTTGAGACAAGTGAGTGGGAGCTTAGAATATACAAAACTCTTTTCGATTAGATGTAATTGAAAGTAAGCTTGTCCCTCCAAATTCCAATTAAATCGCTTTGTCTTTTTGATAGTGCTTGAGCGAAACCAATATTTTCTCTATTAATGAAGATTATACAAACAATATTTAATCAACTTATAATGATTTAGATAAATGCCTACGAGTGCGTTTGCCAACCAGGTTATGAGGGCGAGAACTGCGAAGTGGACATCGATGAGTGCGGAAGTAATCCCTGCTCGAACGGATCCACCTGCATCGACAGGATCAACAACTTCACCTGCAACTGCATTCCGGGAATGACGGGCCGCATCTGTGACATCGACATTGACGACTGTGTGGGAGATCCCTGCTTGAATGGAGGTCAGTGCATCGACCAATTGGGTGGCTTCCGTTGTGACTGCAGTGGCACCGGCTATGAGGGCGAGAATTGTGAGCTGAACATAGACGAATGCCTCTCGAATCCGTGCACGAATGGTGCCAAGTGCCTGGACAGGGTTAAGGACTACTTCTGCGATTGTCACAACGGCTACAAGGGAAAGAACTGCGAGCAGGACATCATCGAGTGCGAGAGTAATCCCTGCCAGTACAATGGTAACTGCCTAGAGCGTTCGAACATGACGCTCTACCAAATGAGTAGGATCACGGATCTGCCCAAGGTGTTTAGCCAGCCGTTTAGCTTTGAGAATGCCAGCGGGTAAGTCAATTGCAGCGCGATCCCATTTTAAATTCGTGGCTTAACCTTCTTAATCCTCAGCTACGAGTGCGTCTGTGTACCCGGCATCATTGGCAAGAACTGCGAGATCAACATTAATGAGTGCGACAGTAATCCATGCAGCAAACACGGAAATTGCAATGACGGGGTAAGTTATAAAATTTATGATATTTAAAGCATGAGAATTAATATTGAACTTGTGTTTACTCGCAGATTGGAACTTATACCTGCGAATGCGAACCTGGCTTCGAGGGCACCCACTGTGAGATCAACATAGATGAGTGTGATCGCTATAATCCCTGCCAGAGGGGCACTTGTTATGACCAGATAGATGACTATGACTGCGACTGCGATGCGAACTATGGAGGCAAAAACTGTTCTGTTCTTCTCAAAGGCTGTGACCAGAATGTAAGTCTCTCAAACAAAAAAAGATAGATCTTTATACTTATTTTAATCCCTTTGTTATAGCCTTGTTTAAATGGTGGCGCTTGTCTCCCGTATTTAATCAACGAAGTAACTCATCTGTACAACTGCACCTGCGAGAACGGCTTCCAGGGCGATAAGTGCGAAAAGACCACCACTCTGTCCATGGTGGCCACTAGCTTGATTTCGGTTACCACGGAACGCGAGGAGGGCTACGACATTAATCTTCAATTTAGGACCACACTGCCCAACGGAGTTCTGGCCTTTGGAACCACCGGTGAAAAGAATGAACCAGTTAGCTATATTTTGGAGCTGATTAATGGACGACTGAATCTACATTCCTCGCTCCTAAATAAGTGGGAGGGCGTGTTTATCGGATCGAAGCTGAACGATAGCAACTGGCACAAGGTGTTTGTGGCCATAAACACTTCGCATTTAGTCCTTTCGGCCAACGACGAGCAGGCTATCTTTCCGGTTGGCTCCTATGAAACGGCCAACAATAGCCAGCCTTCATTCCCGCGCACATACCTCGGCGGCACCATTCCAAATCTGAAGTCCTATCTGCGCCACCTCACCCACCAACCATCAGCTTTTGTGGGCTGCATGCAAGACATAATGGTTAATGGTAAATGGATCTTTCCCGAGGAGCAGGATGCGAATGTCAGTTATACCAAGCTGGAAAATGTCCAGAGCGGTTGTCCGCGCACCGAGCAATGTAAACCGAATCCCTGCCATTCGAACGGTGAATGCACGGACCTTTGGCACACCTTCGCTTGTCATTGTCCCAGACCATTCTTTGGACACACATGTCAGCACAGTAAGTAGTCTTGAATGGAGGTAATGCATCCAGATTTTGAAACATCATGATCCTTATTATTAGATATGACTGCTGCTACTTTTGGCCATGAGAATACCACCCACTCGGCTGTGATTGTGGAGACCACAGATGTGGCTAGGCGAGCTATTAGATCCATTCTAGACATTTCCATGTTTATTCGTACCCGCGAGCCAACCGGCCAAGTCTTTTACTTGGGCACCGATCCACGAAAAGCCCCCACTAAAAGTGAGTTTAAATCGAAATGAACTTATTCttctttaaacaaatttattcgaaattcaaataaatgaATCCTGTTTCTTATTACTTCAACAGATATTGGAGACTCATATGTGGCGGCCAAATTACATGGCGGGGAACTGCTGGTTAAGATGCAGTTCAGCGGCACTCCGGAGGCCTACACCGTTGGTGGCCAGAAATTGGACAACGGCTATAACCACCTGATCGAGGTGGTGCGCAATCAAACGCTCGTGCAGGTCAAGCTCAATGGCACCGAGTACTTCCGCAAGACGCTGTCCACGACGGGTCTGCTGGACGCACAGGTGCTTTACTTGGGCGGACCTGCACCCACACGCGAGTCTCTTCTGGGAGCGACCACAGAACCAGGAATAATTCCAGTTCCGGGAGCAGGAGTACCCATTGAGGACACAACAGTGCCCAAGGAGGCGGACGACAGCAGAGACTACTTTAAAGGCATAATCCAGGACGTGAAGGTCAGCAACGGCTCGCTAAACCTGATTGTGGAGATGTATTCCCTGAACGTGACAGATGTCCAAGTAAATGCCAAACCTCTGGGCGCTGTAACCATCGACCGCGCCTCCGTGTTACCTGGTGAGGTGTCCGATGATCTGTGCCGAAAGAATCCCTGCCTCCATAATGCCGAGTGCAGGAACACATGGAACGACTACACTTGCAAGTGCCCCAACGGATACAAGGGAAAGAACTGTCAGGAGATAGAATTCTGCCAACACGTCACATGTCCGGGACAGAGCTTGTGCCAAAATCTGGATGATGGCTATGAGTGTGTTACTAACACCACATTCACTGGTCAGGAACGCAGTCCACTCGCCTTCTTCTATTTCCAGGAGCCGCAatctgacgatattgtcagtGAAACGGCTCCCAAGCAGACCCTTAAACCGGTGATTGATATTGCCTTCCGCACTCGTGCTGGAGGAACTCTCCTGTACATCGATAATGTGGACGGATTCTTTGAAATTGGAGTAAACGGAGGACGAGTGACCATCACCTGGAAGCTAAGTGCACTGCATTTTGGCGAGTCTGCACGATTTGAGAAGGAGAACACTGACGGAGAATGGAGTCGCATTTACCTCAGGGCACACAACAGCAAACTGGAGGGTGGATGGAAGGGATGGGAATCGATGGTGGATCCGACGCCAGCTTTTTCCACGGACATTGACCAAGCGGCCTTCCAGTCCCTGATCGCTACGAGTACCCAGGTTTACTTGGGTGGCATGCCAGAGTCGCGACAAGCACGTGGATCCACTCTGTCCGCCCAGCAGGGCTCTCAGTTCAAGGGCTGTGTGGGAGAGGCAAGGGTGGGCGATCTGTTACTGCCCTACTTCTCTATGGCGGAACTGTATTCGCGCACCAATGTTTCAGTACAGCAAAAGGCCCAATTCCGTCTAAATGCCACACGACCTGAGGAGGGCTGCATCCTGTGCTTCCAGTCGGACTGCAAAAATGACGGATTCTGTCAGTCTCCATCGGATGAGTACGCCTGCACCTGTCAGCCTGGATTCGAGGGCGATGATTGCGGCACGGACATCGATGAGTGTCTTAACACGGAATGCTTAAACAACGGCACCTGCATCAACCAGGTGGCAGCTTTCTTCTGCCAGTGTCAGCCAGGATTCGAGGGTCAGCACTGTGAGCAGAACATCGACGAGTGTGCGGATCAGCCGTGCCACAACGGTGGCAACTGCACGGATCTTATCGCCTCGTATGTGTGCGACTGCCCGGAGGACTATATGGGCCCGCAGTGCGACGTGCTGAAACAAATGACCTGCGAGAACGAGCCATGTCGAAACGGATCAACCTGCCAGAATGGATTCAGTAAGTGATGATACATCATTATGATACAATTATTTCTTTCAACGATTACTATTCTTCTCGCCTTGCAGATGCTTCTACTGGCAATAACTTTACATGCACATGCGTACCAGGCTTTGAGGGTCCACTGTGTGACATTCCCTTCTGTGAAATAACGCCTTGCGACAACGGTGGCCTCTGCCTGACCACTGGAGCGGTAAGTGGCCTACAAATGGAATACCCCACTGATAACTTCTTTATCGGAACACTTTATTCTCATTAGGTACCAATGTGCAAATGTAGTCTGGGATACACTGGTCGTCTGTGCGAGCAGGACATTAACGAGTGCGAATCGAATCCATGCCAGAACGGAGGTCAGTGCAAGGACCTCGTCGGTAGGTACGAGTGCGATTGCCAGGGCACCGGATTCGAGGGCATTCGCTGTGAAAATGACATCGACGAGTGCAACATGGAGGGAGATTACTGCGGCGGATTGGGCCGGTGTTTCAACAAGCCCGGATCCTTCCAGTGCATCTGCCAGAAACCCTATTGCGGAGCCTACTGCAACTTTACGGATCCCTGCAACGCTACGGACCTCTGCTCCAACGGCGGTCGCTGCGTAGAGTCCTGCGGCGCCAAACCGGACTACTACTGCGAGTGTCCGGAAGGTTTCGCGGGCAAGAACTGCACAGCACCGGTAAGTTTTGATACActacaaattcaatttatgaAAAACTATATATTGATTTCTTCGCTATTTCAGATTACGGCCAAGGAGGACGGACCCTCGACCACAGACATTGCCATCATTGTAATTCCCGtagtggtggtgctgctgctgatcgCGGGAGCCCTCCTGGGCACCTTCCTAGTGATGGCCAGGAACAAGCGGGCCACCAGGGGCACCTACAGCCCGAGCGCGCAAGAGTACTGCAACCCACGGCTGGAAATGGACAACGTGCTGAAGCCACCGCCGGAAGAGCGACTTATTTAGTTTTGAGTTTTGAGCATGAACGACGATtagcaaagcaaacaaacgaTATTTTTAAATCCGCCCATATACACCTAGCTGTAGGAGTAACGCAATGTTTTGTACTAAGTTGGCCCCTAGTTATGGTTTACATCTTAAGGTGCTCAAAgcaatagcagcagcagccaggcTTCCACCTCGACTCGTCCCCGATCCCTGCCTACGCTTTAGTTAGTTAATAATGCCGTTGTCTATTTATTCTAGTAGTTTAGATGACATACGTACCGCCCTATAGTCGTTATGTAGTTATGTTCCCATAGTTTAGATTCAGTATTCGATTTCTCGTATATGGTATGTAATCCTAAAGCTGCGAACAAAGTTGAGCTCCGACGTCGATTTCCCCTTTGCATTCCACAAGGAAGCCCATCAAATGTATTGTACGAGTATTTTTGTAAATAAGATTGTTTGCCGACTCTTAAACTAAATTAGCTGAGCTAAAATCGAAATTAAAAACCGAAAATCCTATATGCCTATATATACGCGAGTATATATATCAGTAAATGTGGCcttataacaaaaaaaaatatagtaACGAAAAGCAATGACAACTAGAACAGAGAAAGTATTGGTTAagtaaatcaaataaaaaacatattttgcTCTAGAATATCTAAGCGTAAACTTAAGAGACTGTactatataataaatattaaatatttcgaCTTTTTCCAATCAATTGCCTATTCAATCATCCAGTTAAAGACACCCGGCAAACCATATATaaaattcgttttttttccaATTTGTAGCAACTATTGCTAAATTTATTCGTCACCTTTACTGTGACGTGTATCTTATGGTTTGAATGCAAACAAATTCGCAAGACCAACAAATTTTAGTTATGCTTATCATGTATGTGAGCGAGCTGCTAATGACTAATACACAAGTTGATAATTATAAGCAGTAGGATGAATGcaaaaaataatgaagattAAATATGTAAGGTATACAACTCGGTGTATATAGATAGAAAAAACTCCAAGCTCGCCTAATCATACACTCGAAATAAGGGGGTATCGAATAGTGGCCAATGGCCAGGAGTCTAGAGTACATTTGCTAAATATCATTTGAACGAAAGTGCAGTCCACATTAGCCCAAAGATGCCACCCACTTGAATTTGCTCTGCATCTCAGGATGGTAGAAGATGCACTCCAGCTTGTTTACGCAGTTCTTGCCGAAGCGGCAGGGTTTGGGATGATAGAAGGTGCAGCCCAGCTTGGAACAATTGGGATAGTACTTGCACATCGTAGTCGCAGTCGTGGATGTAACAGGAGCCGATATCGACTTGTAATTCTGGACTGGGATGACGTGAGATGctgtaaattaaaaaaaatttgtgAGTTCGTAAAAGTAAATACAAAGGATATCACTTACATAGTGGTGGAGCAGCAAGCTGCACATGGCTTAGATCCCTTTGACCGCCATGGGCGTAGTTGCAGTCTATGCTCATGCAGGCCATGTCGAACTTGCACTTCGGATGCGAGTACATGCACTTGTCCGCGAACTTGCAGTTGGGGAAAGACTTGCACGGCGCCGTTGGATGGTAGTATTCACAGAACTGCTTTGTGCAGTTTGGATGATACTTGCAGCGCTCCTTTGGTTTGTTCACCTTCAGCACGGTGGAATCCACGCTAACCGCGCTCACTAAATGGGGCAAGGTCTTAAGTAATTgttcaaatttgtttaaatttaaagaatgCACTTACACGCCGGCAAGTTGTCGTATTTCCTGTCCTCCGCATTGCGTATGGATACCCTGCGTCTCTCCGGAGCCGCGACATCACGATCGGGGCTGCCAGAACGACGCTTCTTCTTCGCACTCGGCTCGTCCTCACTTTTAAGAGTGAAGCGAATGGGCGTGTGCTTGGCTTTGGTAGTTGTAGAAACGGAAGAAGACGCGCTGACAGATTTGGCGGCCGATGACGTCTCCGCTGAATTTGATCTTACGGATTTCTCCTTGCTGGAAG of Drosophila mauritiana strain mau12 chromosome 3R, ASM438214v1, whole genome shotgun sequence contains these proteins:
- the LOC117145037 gene encoding protein crumbs isoform X1; amino-acid sequence: MAKIANASLSQQQKQRQAATATTTTTTVAASVETATTTARSRDRTKSAAQITSHLLKRAISVYSSPQWIPLFILIYLATDVASVAVPTKEAYFNGSTYLRLTTPMPIWDHSAISFRSCRGGEILAQQYNKNSIVISVLNDFLQISLAGPAVHGPNNRLDVKLPYQLLDNRWHTLQFKYEYGNLYLHVDRAASIFANSTYNSQFLTNQDIGYKDAILILGNSFSGCLLDGPGLQFVNNSTVQNVVFGHCPLTPGPCSDHDLFTRLPDNFCLNDPCMGHGTCSSSPEGYECRCTARYSGKNCQKDNGSPCAKNPCENGGSCLENSRGDYQCFCDPNHSGQHCETEVNIHPLCQTNPCLNNGACVVIGGSGALTCECPKGYAGARCEVDTDECASQPCQNNGSCIDRINGFSCDCSGTGYTGAFCQTNVDECDKNPCLNGGRCFDTYGWYTCQCLDGWGGEICDRPMTCQTQQCLNGGTCLDKPIGFQCLCPPEYTGELCQIAPSCAQQCPIDSECVGGKCVCKPGSSGPIGHCLPTTTTPTPEQEPTTTPRTTANPNPAIPNTLTTTTKIPTITTSRTPVGTTTGSRKPPQQPLQSPTQRSASLNACPQENCLNGGTCLGYSGNYSCICASGYTGYNCQTSTGDGASALALTPINCNATNGKCLNGGTCSMNGTHCYCAVGYSGDRCEKAENCSPLNCQEPMVCVQNQCLCPENKVCNQCATQPCQNGGECVDLPNGDYECKCTRGWTGRTCGNDVDECTLHPKICGNGICKNEKGSYKCYCTPGFTGVHCDSDVDECLSLPCLNGATCHNKINAYECVCQPGYEGENCEVDIDECGSNPCSNGSTCIDRINNFTCNCIPGMTGRICDIDIDDCVGDPCLNGGQCIDQLGGFRCDCSGTGYEGENCELNIDECLSNPCTNGAKCLDRVKDYFCDCHNGYKGKNCEQDIIECESNPCQYNGNCLERSNMTLYQMSRITDLPKVFSQPFSFENASGYECVCVPGIIGKNCEININECDSNPCSKHGNCNDGIGTYTCECEPGFEGTHCEINIDECDRYNPCQRGTCYDQIDDYDCDCDANYGGKNCSVLLKGCDQNPCLNGGACLPYLINEVTHLYNCTCENGFQGDKCEKTTTLSMVATSLISVTTEREEGYDINLQFRTTLPNGVLAFGTTGEKNEPVSYILELINGRLNLHSSLLNKWEGVFIGSKLNDSNWHKVFVAINTSHLVLSANDEQAIFPVGSYETANNSQPSFPRTYLGGTIPNLKSYLRHLTHQPSAFVGCMQDIMVNGKWIFPEEQDANVSYTKLENVQSGCPRTEQCKPNPCHSNGECTDLWHTFACHCPRPFFGHTCQHNMTAATFGHENTTHSAVIVETTDVARRAIRSILDISMFIRTREPTGQVFYLGTDPRKAPTKNIGDSYVAAKLHGGELLVKMQFSGTPEAYTVGGQKLDNGYNHLIEVVRNQTLVQVKLNGTEYFRKTLSTTGLLDAQVLYLGGPAPTRESLLGATTEPGIIPVPGAGVPIEDTTVPKEADDSRDYFKGIIQDVKVSNGSLNLIVEMYSLNVTDVQVNAKPLGAVTIDRASVLPGEVSDDLCRKNPCLHNAECRNTWNDYTCKCPNGYKGKNCQEIEFCQHVTCPGQSLCQNLDDGYECVTNTTFTGQERSPLAFFYFQEPQSDDIVSETAPKQTLKPVIDIAFRTRAGGTLLYIDNVDGFFEIGVNGGRVTITWKLSALHFGESARFEKENTDGEWSRIYLRAHNSKLEGGWKGWESMVDPTPAFSTDIDQAAFQSLIATSTQVYLGGMPESRQARGSTLSAQQGSQFKGCVGEARVGDLLLPYFSMAELYSRTNVSVQQKAQFRLNATRPEEGCILCFQSDCKNDGFCQSPSDEYACTCQPGFEGDDCGTDIDECLNTECLNNGTCINQVAAFFCQCQPGFEGQHCEQNIDECADQPCHNGGNCTDLIASYVCDCPEDYMGPQCDVLKQMTCENEPCRNGSTCQNGFNASTGNNFTCTCVPGFEGPLCDIPFCEITPCDNGGLCLTTGAVPMCKCSLGYTGRLCEQDINECESNPCQNGGQCKDLVGRYECDCQGTGFEGIRCENDIDECNMEGDYCGGLGRCFNKPGSFQCICQKPYCGAYCNFTDPCNATDLCSNGGRCVESCGAKPDYYCECPEGFAGKNCTAPITAKEDGPSTTDIAIIVIPVVVVLLLIAGALLGTFLVMARNKRATRGTYSPSAQEYCNPRLEMDNVLKPPPEERLI
- the LOC117145037 gene encoding protein crumbs isoform X2, yielding MAKIANASLSQQQKQRQAATATTTTTTVAASVETATTTARSRDRTKSAAQITSHLLKRAISVYSSPQWIPLFILIYLATDVASVAVPTKEAYFNGSTYLRLTTPMPIWDHSAISFRSCRGGEILAQQYNKNSIVISVLNDFLQISLAGPAVHGPNNRLDVKLPYQLLDNRWHTLQFKYEYGNLYLHVDRAASIFANSTYNSQFLTNQDIGYKDAILILGNSFSGCLLDGPGLQFVNNSTVQNVVFGHCPLTPGPCSDHDLFTRLPDNFCLNDPCMGHGTCSSSPEGYECRCTARYSGKNCQKDNGSPCAKNPCENGGSCLENSRGDYQCFCDPNHSGQHCETEVNIHPLCQTNPCLNNGACVVIGGSGALTCECPKGYAGARCEVDTDECASQPCQNNGSCIDRINGFSCDCSGTGYTGAFCQTNVDECDKNPCLNGGRCFDTYGWYTCQCLDGWGGEICDRPMTCQTQQCLNGGTCLDKPIGFQCLCPPEYTGELCQIAPSCAQQCPIDSECVGGKCVCKPGSSGYNCQTSTGDGASALALTPINCNATNGKCLNGGTCSMNGTHCYCAVGYSGDRCEKAENCSPLNCQEPMVCVQNQCLCPENKVCNQCATQPCQNGGECVDLPNGDYECKCTRGWTGRTCGNDVDECTLHPKICGNGICKNEKGSYKCYCTPGFTGVHCDSDVDECLSLPCLNGATCHNKINAYECVCQPGYEGENCEVDIDECGSNPCSNGSTCIDRINNFTCNCIPGMTGRICDIDIDDCVGDPCLNGGQCIDQLGGFRCDCSGTGYEGENCELNIDECLSNPCTNGAKCLDRVKDYFCDCHNGYKGKNCEQDIIECESNPCQYNGNCLERSNMTLYQMSRITDLPKVFSQPFSFENASGYECVCVPGIIGKNCEININECDSNPCSKHGNCNDGIGTYTCECEPGFEGTHCEINIDECDRYNPCQRGTCYDQIDDYDCDCDANYGGKNCSVLLKGCDQNPCLNGGACLPYLINEVTHLYNCTCENGFQGDKCEKTTTLSMVATSLISVTTEREEGYDINLQFRTTLPNGVLAFGTTGEKNEPVSYILELINGRLNLHSSLLNKWEGVFIGSKLNDSNWHKVFVAINTSHLVLSANDEQAIFPVGSYETANNSQPSFPRTYLGGTIPNLKSYLRHLTHQPSAFVGCMQDIMVNGKWIFPEEQDANVSYTKLENVQSGCPRTEQCKPNPCHSNGECTDLWHTFACHCPRPFFGHTCQHNMTAATFGHENTTHSAVIVETTDVARRAIRSILDISMFIRTREPTGQVFYLGTDPRKAPTKNIGDSYVAAKLHGGELLVKMQFSGTPEAYTVGGQKLDNGYNHLIEVVRNQTLVQVKLNGTEYFRKTLSTTGLLDAQVLYLGGPAPTRESLLGATTEPGIIPVPGAGVPIEDTTVPKEADDSRDYFKGIIQDVKVSNGSLNLIVEMYSLNVTDVQVNAKPLGAVTIDRASVLPGEVSDDLCRKNPCLHNAECRNTWNDYTCKCPNGYKGKNCQEIEFCQHVTCPGQSLCQNLDDGYECVTNTTFTGQERSPLAFFYFQEPQSDDIVSETAPKQTLKPVIDIAFRTRAGGTLLYIDNVDGFFEIGVNGGRVTITWKLSALHFGESARFEKENTDGEWSRIYLRAHNSKLEGGWKGWESMVDPTPAFSTDIDQAAFQSLIATSTQVYLGGMPESRQARGSTLSAQQGSQFKGCVGEARVGDLLLPYFSMAELYSRTNVSVQQKAQFRLNATRPEEGCILCFQSDCKNDGFCQSPSDEYACTCQPGFEGDDCGTDIDECLNTECLNNGTCINQVAAFFCQCQPGFEGQHCEQNIDECADQPCHNGGNCTDLIASYVCDCPEDYMGPQCDVLKQMTCENEPCRNGSTCQNGFNASTGNNFTCTCVPGFEGPLCDIPFCEITPCDNGGLCLTTGAVPMCKCSLGYTGRLCEQDINECESNPCQNGGQCKDLVGRYECDCQGTGFEGIRCENDIDECNMEGDYCGGLGRCFNKPGSFQCICQKPYCGAYCNFTDPCNATDLCSNGGRCVESCGAKPDYYCECPEGFAGKNCTAPITAKEDGPSTTDIAIIVIPVVVVLLLIAGALLGTFLVMARNKRATRGTYSPSAQEYCNPRLEMDNVLKPPPEERLI